A single Thermaerobacter sp. FW80 DNA region contains:
- the hpf gene encoding ribosome hibernation-promoting factor, HPF/YfiA family encodes MNIAIYGKNLDVTDALKEYARRKVGKVARYFNDTPLQAQVTLSIERDRHIVEVTIPLPNNGLLIRAEEDSEDMYASIDLVVDKLERQIRKLKTRLNRKARRLDATTGQALPESETSLDEPAPADAEEEGRVVRTKRFPLKPMTVDEAILQMDLLGHDFFVFANAATGDVNVVYRRRDGQYGLIEPEA; translated from the coding sequence TTGAACATTGCCATCTATGGCAAGAACCTCGACGTCACCGACGCCCTCAAGGAGTACGCCCGCAGGAAGGTCGGCAAGGTGGCCCGGTACTTCAACGATACCCCCCTGCAGGCGCAGGTCACCCTGAGCATCGAGCGCGACCGCCACATCGTCGAAGTGACCATCCCTCTCCCCAACAACGGCCTCCTCATCCGCGCGGAGGAAGACTCCGAGGACATGTACGCCTCCATCGACCTGGTGGTGGACAAACTGGAACGCCAGATCCGCAAGTTGAAGACCCGCCTCAATCGCAAGGCCCGTCGGCTGGACGCGACCACGGGCCAAGCCCTGCCCGAATCCGAGACCTCGCTGGACGAACCGGCCCCGGCCGACGCCGAGGAGGAGGGACGGGTCGTCCGGACCAAGCGGTTCCCCCTCAAGCCCATGACCGTCGACGAGGCGATCCTGCAGATGGATCTGCTGGGACACGACTTCTTCGTGTTCGCGAATGCGGCCACGGGCGATGTCAACGTGGTCTACCGGCGTCGCGACGGGCAGTACGGCCTGATCGAGCCGGAAGCCTAG
- a CDS encoding transposase — translation MAYNFRPVNRDQLYLLPPSLRDWLPEDHLAWFLIDAVEQMDLRAFYEKYRADGWGGESYDPTMMVTLLLYAYCVGERSSRRIERLCLEDVAFRVITANQKPDHVTIARFRQRHARELAELFTQVLRLCREAGLGKVGVVALDGTKMKANASLAANRTYDAIRQEVEKMLREAEATDREEDERYGPGRRGDELPEELRHRASRLERLKACKRRLEDEAAREAARQQARIDERKAQEQATGKKRRGRKPKAPDPSVDPAAKANITDPDSRILKTRQGFVQGYNAQAVVSEDQLIVAAAVTQDANDVGQLHPMLQQAQANLRAAGVDEPIRAVVADAGYWSEANVKQAPAEGPELFLATSKEWKHRQAVKDAPPPRGRIPKGLSLRERMERKLRTRRGQAIYAKRSQTVEPVFGQIKAVRGADRFLRRGLAACDSEWKLLCLTHNLLKLWRRVTERSASLPFRCTAAAPA, via the coding sequence ATGGCCTACAACTTCCGCCCGGTGAACCGTGACCAACTGTACCTGCTTCCACCGAGCCTTCGCGACTGGCTGCCTGAGGACCATCTGGCCTGGTTCCTGATCGATGCGGTGGAGCAGATGGACCTGCGGGCCTTTTACGAGAAGTACCGCGCCGACGGCTGGGGTGGAGAGAGTTACGACCCGACCATGATGGTGACGCTGCTGCTGTACGCCTACTGCGTCGGCGAGCGGTCGAGCCGGCGGATCGAGCGGTTGTGCCTCGAGGACGTGGCCTTCCGGGTGATCACCGCCAACCAGAAGCCGGATCACGTGACCATCGCCCGCTTCCGCCAGCGCCATGCGCGGGAACTGGCCGAGCTGTTCACGCAGGTGCTGCGGCTGTGCCGCGAGGCGGGGCTCGGGAAGGTGGGCGTGGTCGCCCTTGACGGGACGAAGATGAAGGCCAACGCCTCGCTGGCGGCCAACCGAACCTACGATGCGATTCGCCAGGAAGTGGAGAAGATGCTCCGGGAAGCGGAGGCCACGGACCGAGAAGAAGATGAGCGGTACGGCCCCGGGCGTCGTGGGGACGAGTTGCCGGAGGAGCTGCGCCACCGTGCGAGCCGGCTGGAGCGGCTAAAGGCATGCAAGCGGCGGCTGGAGGACGAGGCGGCCCGGGAAGCCGCCCGGCAGCAGGCCCGCATCGACGAACGGAAGGCCCAGGAGCAGGCGACCGGCAAGAAGCGGCGGGGGCGGAAGCCGAAGGCGCCGGATCCCTCGGTGGATCCGGCAGCCAAGGCCAACATCACGGATCCGGACAGCCGGATCCTGAAGACCCGGCAGGGCTTTGTGCAAGGGTACAACGCCCAGGCGGTGGTGAGCGAAGACCAACTCATCGTGGCCGCGGCGGTGACGCAGGACGCCAACGACGTGGGCCAACTGCACCCGATGCTCCAGCAGGCGCAAGCCAACCTCCGGGCCGCGGGCGTGGACGAGCCCATCCGGGCCGTGGTGGCCGATGCGGGGTACTGGAGCGAGGCGAACGTGAAGCAGGCGCCGGCCGAAGGGCCGGAGCTGTTCCTGGCGACGAGCAAGGAGTGGAAGCATCGTCAGGCGGTGAAGGATGCACCCCCTCCGCGGGGCCGGATCCCCAAGGGGCTGAGCCTGCGGGAGCGGATGGAACGCAAGCTGCGGACCCGGCGAGGGCAGGCGATCTACGCCAAGCGCAGCCAGACCGTGGAGCCGGTGTTTGGGCAGATCAAGGCCGTGCGAGGCGCCGACCGGTTCCTGCGTCGCGGTCTGGCGGCGTGTGACAGCGAGTGGAAGCTGCTCTGCTTGACCCACAACTTGCTGAAGCTCTGGCGAAGGGTGACGGAGAGATCCGCGTCCTTACCCTTTCGTTGCACTGCTGCGGCGCCGGCGTAG
- a CDS encoding HD-GYP domain-containing protein gives MGMVNYVALMPLAYLISAIHRWVGPIGMVLFLLPLVVARFSFKRYLDVRHMFLGTIRALALALEARDRYTYGHADRVARLSVEIGKALNLSDDELEQLEYAGILHDIGKIGVRDEILNKPGRYTPDEYEEMKRHPVIGARIVSGIESLDVVSLWIRHHHERFDGTGYPDGLRGEDIPLGSRILAVADAFDAMLYDRPYKAGRPLPEVIEELKRCSGTHFDPRIVRVVLDLMSSPQRVAELTRPPEVRFVERLASLYGLRPPVPGWRERPLVVEEVAGAEEPVDPPG, from the coding sequence ATGGGTATGGTCAACTATGTAGCCCTCATGCCCTTGGCCTACCTCATCTCGGCGATCCATCGCTGGGTCGGCCCCATCGGGATGGTCCTCTTCCTGCTCCCCCTTGTCGTGGCTCGCTTCTCCTTCAAGCGGTATCTCGACGTGCGTCACATGTTCCTGGGGACGATCCGCGCCCTGGCCCTGGCCCTGGAGGCTCGGGATCGCTACACGTATGGTCACGCCGATCGGGTGGCGAGGCTTTCGGTCGAGATCGGCAAGGCCCTGAACCTCAGTGACGACGAGCTGGAGCAGCTGGAGTACGCGGGGATCCTGCACGACATCGGGAAGATCGGCGTCCGGGACGAGATCCTCAACAAACCGGGGCGGTATACGCCGGATGAATACGAGGAGATGAAGCGGCACCCCGTCATCGGGGCGCGCATCGTCAGCGGCATCGAGTCGCTGGACGTGGTCTCGCTCTGGATCCGGCACCATCACGAGCGCTTCGATGGCACGGGCTATCCCGACGGACTGCGGGGAGAGGACATCCCCCTGGGTTCGAGGATCCTCGCCGTGGCCGACGCCTTCGACGCGATGCTCTACGACCGGCCGTACAAGGCCGGGCGGCCGCTGCCCGAGGTGATCGAAGAGCTCAAGCGGTGTTCGGGGACCCATTTCGATCCGCGGATCGTCCGGGTGGTCCTGGACCTGATGTCCAGTCCCCAGCGGGTGGCGGAGCTGACGCGGCCTCCAGAAGTCCGGTTCGTGGAGCGGCTCGCGTCGCTCTACGGACTGAGGCCCCCCGTCCCGGGCTGGCGGGAGCGGCCGCTGGTGGTCGAGGAGGTTGCGGGCGCGGAGGAACCGGTGGATCCGCCGGGGTAG
- a CDS encoding DUF5317 domain-containing protein, with protein sequence MFLASLLLAVAIGWIRGGSVKRIGRLPLRWVGLLPVPLVLRSMLQHPSSVHLPWVVQGAEILQFVAYALLVVLAMVNRHLPGSGYLIGGSLANALVITANGGRMPVSEWAIHVAAHDLERAAAVARLAGGDSLTHELLGPETRLPWLADIIPLPRPFPFPSVASVGDVLIAVGLMWLVIAAMGTRHPAGQPVAPVGGTGRGRR encoded by the coding sequence GTGTTCCTGGCGAGTCTCTTGCTGGCCGTGGCCATCGGGTGGATCCGGGGCGGTTCGGTGAAGCGGATCGGGCGGCTGCCCCTGCGGTGGGTGGGCCTCCTGCCGGTCCCGCTCGTCCTGCGTTCGATGTTGCAACACCCATCGTCCGTTCACCTCCCGTGGGTGGTGCAAGGGGCCGAGATCCTCCAGTTCGTCGCCTATGCCTTGCTCGTCGTGTTGGCGATGGTGAACCGCCACCTACCGGGCTCCGGCTATCTCATCGGCGGCAGCCTCGCCAACGCGCTGGTCATCACCGCCAACGGCGGGCGCATGCCGGTCAGCGAATGGGCGATCCACGTGGCGGCCCACGACCTCGAGCGGGCCGCCGCCGTCGCCAGGCTGGCCGGGGGCGACAGCCTGACCCATGAACTGCTGGGGCCGGAGACGCGGCTGCCGTGGCTCGCGGACATCATCCCCCTGCCCCGGCCGTTTCCCTTCCCCTCGGTGGCCAGTGTCGGGGACGTGCTCATCGCCGTGGGACTGATGTGGCTCGTGATCGCGGCGATGGGGACGAGGCACCCGGCGGGGCAACCCGTGGCGCCTGTCGGCGGGACCGGCAGGGGCAGGCGGTGA